A portion of the Phyllopteryx taeniolatus isolate TA_2022b chromosome 15, UOR_Ptae_1.2, whole genome shotgun sequence genome contains these proteins:
- the LOC133489876 gene encoding uncharacterized protein LOC133489876 — MRLFFFGADQSALACLERFALKAAHRVEKVSRLCDVVMARTKQTARKSTGGKAPRKQLATKAARKSAPATGGVKKPHRYRPGTVALREIRRYQKSTELLIRKLPFQRLVREIAQDFKTDLRFQGSAVMALQEASEAYLVGLFEDTNLCAIHAKRSTMSGRGKGGKGLGKGGAKRHRKVLRDNIQGITKPAIRRLARRGGVKRISGLIYEETRGVLKVFLENVIRDAVTYTEHAKRKTVTAMDVVYALKRQGRTLYGFGG; from the exons ATGAGACTTTTCTTTTTCGGAGCGGACCAATCAGCCCTGGCGTGTCTGGAGCGGTTCGCCTTAAAAGCCGCTCACCGCGTTGAAAAAGTCAGTCGACTTTGTGACGTTGTAATGGCGAGAACCAAGCAAACAGCCCGCAAATCCACCGGTGGCAAAGCCCCCAGGAAACAGCTGGCCACCAAAGCTGCCCGCAAGAGCGCTCcggccaccggcggcgtcaagaAACCTCACCGCTACAGGCCCGGCACCGTGGCTCTCCGTGAGATCCGTCGCTACCAGAAGTCTACCGAGCTGCTCATTCGCAAGCTGCCCTTCCAGCGCCTGGTCAGGGAAATCGCTCAAGACTTCAAGACCGATCTGCGCTTCCAGGGTTCCGCAGTCATGGCTCTGCAGGAAGCAAGCGAGGCCTACCTGGTCGGCTTGTTCGAGGACACCAACCTGTGCGCTATCCACGCCAAGAGA TCGACAATGTCTGGAAGAGGCAAGGGTGGAAAGGGTCTCGGCAAAGGGGGCGCCAAACGTCACCGCAAAGTTCTTCGTGATAACATCCAGGGCATAACCAAGCCCGCTATCCGCCGTCTGGCTCGCCGCGGCGGAGTCAAACGTATCTCCGGCCTCATCTACGAGGAGACTCGCGGTGTCCTTAAGGTCTTCCTGGAGAACGTCATCCGCGACGCCGTCACCTATACCGAGCACGCCAAGAGAAAGACAGTGACCGCAATGGATGTGGTGTACGCTCTCAAGAGGCAGGGGCGCACTCTCTACGGCTTCGGCGGTTAA
- the LOC133489873 gene encoding histone H2A-like: MSGRGKTGGKARAKAKTRSSRAGLQFPVGRVHRLLRKGNYGERIGAGAPVYLAAVLEYLTAEILELAGNAARDNKKTRIIPRHLQLAVRNDEELNKLLGGVTIAQGGVLPNIQAVLLPKKTEKAAKSK; the protein is encoded by the coding sequence ATGTCTGGACGAGGGAAAACCGGTGGCAAGGCCAGAGCAAAAGCTAAGACGCGTTCTTCTCGTGCTGGGCTGCAGTTCCCAGTGGGTCGTGTTCATAGGCTATTACGCAAAGGCAACTATGGCGAGCGTATCGGCGCCGGAGCACCTGTTTACTTGGCAGCGGTACTCGAATATCTGACCGCCGAGATCCTGGAGTTGGCCGGCAACGCGGCCCGTGACAACAAGAAGACCAGAATCATTCCCCGCCACCTGCAGCTGGCAGTTCGCAACGACGAGGAGCTCAATAAACTCCTGGGAGGAGTCACCATCGCTCAGGGCGGCGTGTTGCCAAACATCCAGGCCGTGCTTCTGCCCAAGAAGACAGAGAAAGCCGCTAAATCCAAGTAA
- the cel.2 gene encoding carboxyl ester lipase, tandem duplicate 2, giving the protein MMEKLGILVAVAMFLETVSAASLGVVYTEGGMVEGENIRLGFRHHMDIFKGVPFADIPGRFEKPLRHPGWDGVLKATEYRKRCLQVNLIMTDTRGSEDCLYLNIWVPHGRSVSTDLPVMVWIYGGGFLAGGSMGANFLNNYLYDGQEIAARGNVIVVTLGYRVGTLGFLSTGDSSLPGNYGLWDQQAAIAWVHRNIRSFGGDPENITIFGESAGGASVNFQTLTPHNKGLIKRAISQSGVALCPWGIIKKPRKIAEEIALKVNCPTDDQMAACLKMTDPVLLTKAGTLNLDSSPDAPLVNNLILSAVIDGDFLPDEPSKLFHNAADIDYIAGVNDMDGHFFTAIDIPSINSHLVETPIDDMKRLLATYTQDKGKAGLEKAYAMYTSTWQSNPSKEDIKRTIVDIGTDYIFLVPTQAALYLHAANATSGRTYSYLFSETNRMAGIGRPYPSWMGADHADDLQYVFGKPLTTPLGYWPRHRDLARYMIAYWTNFAKTGDPNKGDLSVPTTWPKFTNGHQYLEINNKMDKNYVRQKMRVRYVHFWTSILPNIPINISQ; this is encoded by the exons ATGATGGAGAAGCTGGGGATCTTGGTTGCCGTTGCAATGTTTCTGGAGACGGTGTCAGCTGCCTCT CTGGGGGTGGTGTACACAGAGGGCGGCATGGTAGAGGGAGAGAACATCCGTCTTGGGTTCCGTCACCACATGGACATCTTCAAAGGGGTTCCATTTGCCGACATTCCTGGAAGGTTTGAGAAACCACTGCGTCACCCTGGTTGGGACG GTGTTCTGAAGGCCACTGAATACAGGAAGAGGTGCCTTCAGGTGAACTTAATCATGACTGACACGAGGGGAAGTGAGGACTGTCTCTACCTTAACATCTGGGTTCCTCATGGCCGATCAG TTTCAACCGATCTACCGGTCATGGTCTGGATCTATGGTGGCGGCTTCCTGGCTGGAGGGTCGATGGGTGCTAATTTCCTGAATAATTATCTCTATGATGGGCAGGAGATTGCAGCTAGAGGGAATGTCATAGTGGTGACACTGGGATACCGTGTGGGAACTCTGGGCTTCCTCAGCACTGGAGACTCTAGTTTACCAG GGAACTACGGTCTCTGGGATCAGCAGGCTGCCATCGCCTGGGTCCACAGAAACATCCGCTCATTTGGAGGAGACCCAGAGAACATCACGATCTTTGGAGAGTCTGCAGGTGGTGCAAGCGTGAACTTCCAG ACCCTCACTCCCCACAACAAGGGACTCATCAAGAGAGCGATCTCCCAGAGTGGTGTCGCTCTTTGCCCCTGGGGTATCATCAAGAAGCCCCGAAAGATCGCAGAGGAG ATTGCTCTTAAAGTTAATTGCCCCACTGATGACCAAATGGCCGCCTGTTTGAAGATGACTGATCCTGTGCTCCTCACAAAAGCAGGCACTCTCAATTTGGACAGCTCACCTGATG CCCCCCTCGTAAACAACTTGATCCTGTCAGCTGTTATTGATGGGGATTTCCTGCCTGATGAGCCTTCCAAATTGTTCCACAATGCTGCTGATATCGACTACATCGCCGGAGTCAATGacatggatggacattttttcACTGCAATAGATATTCCTTCAATCAACTCCCACCTAGTTGAGACACCTAT TGATGACATGAAGAGGCTGCTGGCTACATACACTCAAGACAAGGGCAAGGCCGGTCTGGAAAAAGCATATGCCATGTACACTTCAACATGGCAAAGCAATCCCAGCAAGGAAGACATTAAGAGAACAATTGTGGACATTGGAACAGATTACATCTTCTTGGTTCCTACACAAGCTGCCCTTTATCTTCATGCTGCTAATGCCAC ATCTGGTCGCACCTACTCCTATCTTTTCTCTGAGACCAACCGTATGGCCGGCATTGGTAGGCCGTATCCCAGCTGGATGGGAGCTGACCACGCTGATGACCTGCAGTACGTCTTTGGAAAGCCCCTCACAACACCACTGGGATACTGGCCTCGCCACCGTGATCTCGCTCGCTACATGATCGCCTATTGGACCAACTTTGCCAAAACTGG AGACCCCAACAAAGGAGACTTGAGCGTACCCACCACTTGGCCTAAATTTACAAATGGACACCAGTACCTGGAGATCAATAATAAGATGGATAAGAACTATGTAAGACAGAAGATGAGGGTGCGTTATGTACATTTTTGGACCAGCATCTTGCCCAACATCCCAATTAACATCTCACAATAA
- the LOC133489874 gene encoding histone H2A: protein MSGRGKTGGKARAKAKTRSSRAGLQFPVGRVHRLLRKGNYAQRVGAGAPVYLAAVLEYLTAEILELAGNAARDNKKTRIIPRHLQLAVRNDEELNKLLGGVTIAQGGVLPNIQAVLLPKKTEKAAKSK, encoded by the coding sequence ATGTCTGGACGAGGGAAAACCGGCGGAAAAGCAAGAGCAAAAGCCAAGACAAGGTCTTCACGTGCTGGACTGCAATTCCCAGTCGGTCGTGTCCACAGGCTGCTGCGTAAAGGCAACTACGCTCAGCGTGTCGGTGCCGGCGCGCCTGTTTACCTGGCGGCTGTGCTGGAGTATCTAACCGCTGAGATCCTGGAGTTGGCTGGCAACGCGGCACGCGACAACAAGAAGACCAGAATCATCCCCCGTCACCTGCAGCTGGCCGTCCGCAATGACGAGGAGCTCAATAAACTCTTGGGCGGAGTGACCATCGCTCAGGGCGGCGTATTGCCAAACATCCAGGCCGTCCTCCTTCCCAAGAAGACCGAGAAAGCCGCGAAATCCAAGTAA